Below is a genomic region from Miscanthus floridulus cultivar M001 chromosome 1, ASM1932011v1, whole genome shotgun sequence.
GTCGTCGACGTACAAAAGAAGATATGCCGTCGCGCCATTGCGATGGTAGACGAAGAGTGAGGAATCCGCCTTCGACTAAACAAAGCCCAGGCTCGTGACATGGCCGACAAAGCGGTCGAACCATGGCCGCGATGCTTGACGTAGGCCGTAGAGCGAGCGTGAGAGGAGGCAGACGTCGTCGGGTCGTTGTGGATCGACGAACCCAGTGGGCTACTGGCTGTACACCTGTTCCTGCAAGTTGCCGTGGAGGAATGCATTGGAGACATCGAGCTGGTGTGCAGGCCAGTTGTTCGTCGCCACGATCGTCAGTACAGTGCGGATCGTGGCCGGCTTGACCACCGGCTAGAACGTTTCGCCGAAGTCGATGCCGGGCCGCTGGTTGAAGCCGCGAACGACCCACCAAGCTTTGTAGCGCTCAAGTGACCCGTCCGGATTCATCTTgtgcttgaacacccatttgcccGTGATGACACGAGCACCTGGCGGCCGTGGAACGAGTGTCCAGGTTTTGTTTGCCTGCAATGCATCGAACTCCAATTTCATAGCAGCATACCAATGGGGGTCCTTGACAGCGCTGCGGACACTTCGAGGGATGGGTGAGACGTCGGTGGACACCGTCATGGCATATTTGGGGTTGGGTTTGTGGATCCCGGCACGAGCACGAGTGATCATCGGGTGTCCGGGCAGCTCGACGTCGCGCGGTGGAGACGAGGCACCGAGCGTCATGGGCGTTGTCGCTCGATCACCGGCCGTAGATGATGTATTGTAGCTAGACACCACTGGATTGGTAGTAGACGGTGTTGATGGTGCAGCGTCGTCGACGATCGGTGAGGGCGACTGCTGCGGTGCAATGCGTCCACGCGTAGACCGTCAAGGTGGGTGATGCACCGTTGgaggtggtgatggtggaggagtCCACGGTCGTGACGCGGTGTGTGCGGTGCCCTGGGCGTCACGGGGGGTTGGTGGAGGATCATTATCCACCTACGCCGGCACATCGCGTGGAGATGCAGTGGCGCGGAAGGGAAAGCATGCTTCATCGAACACGACATGCCTCGAGGTGATGACGCGTCCCGTCGTGATCTCGTAGCAGCAATAGCCACGGTGATCCGCCAGATAGCCGATGAAGACGCATGGCGTAGAACGCATGGTGAGTTTGTGACTCGACGTGGCGATGGTGTTGGGGAAGCAATGGCAGCCAAAAACACGAAGCGCGTCGTAGGACAGAGGTGTACCGAACAGCAGCTTGTACGGTGTCGTGGTTCCGATGGCTCGGCACGGACAGCGGTTGATCAGGTGTGTCGCCGTGGCGAGCGCCTCGACCCAAAACTCCAAGGGAGCTGCACTGTGAATCAACAGAGTTCGTAGACAATCGTTAATAGTGCGTAGCACGTGCTCAGCCTTCCCGTTTTGTTGCGATGTGTAAGGGCACGAAAGCCGTAGCTGAGTGCCAAGAGAAGAGAGCAGAAGGCGCATAGCAATGGAGTCATACTCCCTGCCATTGTCCGTCTAAAAAGCGAGGATTGGCAGACGGAACTGAGTATGTACATATGAGATGAACGCACGGATGGTTGAAAGGACATCAGACTTATTGCGTAATGGAATTGTCCATAGATAGTGAGTGTAATCATCGAGGAACACAACATAATATTTATAACCTGAGTAGCTGAACACAGGCGAGGTCCAAACGTTGGAATGCACTAGCTGAAATGGGAAGAAGGACTGTGATGTAGATGCATCAAATGGCAGGCGAGTGTGTTTGCCTAGCCGGCATGACGAATAGGAATGAGCATCAGCCTTATTACAACGAAAAGCAAAATTATGCAAAATTTGAGAGGTAGCTGGATGTCCTGGGTGTCCCAGCCGCTGATGCCACAGGGACATCGCCGAGGACATGTGAAGAGCTTGGTGGCGTGGAGGCCGGAGAGGGTAGAGATCACCGCTGCTCTCACATCGGAGCATCTCCACCTTGGTAGGAAGATCCTTTATGGAAAAGCCAAAAGGGTCAAATTCAATAGAAACATTGTTGTCACGTGTTAAACGACGAACTGAGATCAAGTTCTTAATAAGATTTGGAGAAACAAGAACATCATTTAAACGGAGAGATTTGGTGACAGTGGGAATGAATGTTTGTGCTTAGTGTGTGATTGGAACACGAGCACCATTGCCCACTGTGATGATGGAAGATGATGGTTGTAGGGTGGAGGGAAGGAGGTTACCAGGAGAGGACGACATGTGCGAAGTGGCTCCAGTGTCGAAGTACCAGTCGGCGGCGCTGGGTGGATGGTGAGGAACGCCGGATGCGTTCAGCGCCGCATAGAGGGCACTGTTGTCGAAGACGTTGGAGGGGTGGGCAGCGGCCACCATCGCCTGTTGCGGCTAGAACGGTGGGCGGGGGCCCAAAACGCCGGCGCCGGGGGCACGGAAGGGCATGGGCCAAGCCTGCACCATGCCCTGCCATGGGTTGTAGCCTGCAGCCCATGGCGCAGACTGGTTGGTGGAGGTGTTGGCGCTGTTCCGGgatgagccaccgccgccaccgctgttGCCGCGGCCGCGACGCCGAACAGACCGGTTGTTGGAGCGCCCGTTGCCGCCATTGTTGCCATTGCCGGATCGGCCATTGTTGGATCATGGCGCAGAGAGAGCGGAGGAGCCGTCCTTGGCGCCGGAGGAAGCCGAGCTGTTGGAGCCACCGCTGTGGTCACCATGGGCGGCAGTGAGAGCCTGTCCAGCCTCGGCGTTGGAGTCGTGCTGGAAGCTGAGCTCCTCGAGGATGAGGAAAGAGCGGGCGCTTTGGAAGGTGTGCGGCGGGAACTTGGAGGTGATCACCGGCTTGACGTAGCGGTATCGGGGATTGAGGCCGCGGAGGAGGTCATCACCTGGCTCGGCTCGGAGACGGCGTGGCCAATGTCACGCAGCTGGTCGGCGATGCGCTTCAACTTGGTGCAGTAGTCGTTCATCGACATGTCGCCTTGTTGCAGAGAGCGCAGTTCAGTTTCGAGGAAGACAGCACGTTGCAGTTCGTTGTCATGGAAGAGCGCCTCGACGACGTGCCAGAGGGAGAACACGTCGTGGTTGTCACGGTGCACGACGTCGTAGACGCCCTTGGAGACCGTCGCGAGGATCCAGTTGACGACGCAGGAATCGATCCGGCGCCACTCGCGATCGCGGGCGTCGTTCGGCGCAGTGGTGCGGACGTGGTCCTCCAGCCTGAACTTGCCGAGGGCGGACTCGAAGAAATGGCGCCACTGGCCGAAGTTGCCGTCGTCCATGTCAAGAACGACGGGAACATGGTGGCGAATAGAGATCCCTTGGATCTGAGACGAGGTGGCTGGTGTGACGGAGAAGCCATCGTCGGAAGAAGAATCAGAGGCATGAGAAGAGGGAGCCATGGGAGCGAAAGCTGAATTTGCCAAAGAGAGAGTAGGATCGGAGGcggctgataccatgtagaataAGATTGCACAACTGGACAGCTTTCATTGATCATTTACAGTATACATATATAGGATTACATCCGGGGCCTTTGGCCATGTTGTACACTGAGAACGGGCGAGCGCGCCTAGCGGACATGCAGGCAGCGCGAGGACCGGGCACGCGAGAGCTTGGTGAGCGAGTCACTGGCGCGGCGAGAGCGCATGCAAGGGCGCGGCGTGCGCGTGAAGTGCGCGCGAGCTGTTGAGGCTGTTGCAGATCCGATATGCCAGGGTGCCTCAGCCGTTATGGAGTTGCTTCTGCTGACAATCAAACTCTAAAGTTGGACATTTTATCTCCTTATTATAATAACTCTCATAACTCTTTGAACGGTTTCATCTTTTTTAGTATTACATACATAAAAACACTAATAAGTACCTGGTAAGGTTCTTTAAACCAAGGAAAAATATTTTTAGGGTTCTAAAACTACAGGACAGAAAAAACACATAAAAACATTTAGGACTCGAGAAAGTATATATAGGAGATTCAAAAAAATATATCTATCTCTATAAAAATGACAAAATACCCAGATAGATATAATACCCAAAACATTCTAATTGATGTTGTAATGCATTTTAGAAACTTTCCACAATAAAAATATGAGATCCAACTAGCAATAATGCAACAAAAAATAATGTTCAATACATTCACACTGGATGCATCTTGACTTTTATCGTGAAAGGTTCTCAAAATGTGTTTAGACAttaattttaattttttgagATTTTAAGTTATTTTATATAGTTTTCTCATTTTTCTagagctaaatctatttttaGAAGATTTTAGATATCCTTTCGTGAGCTCTAGACATTTTAGTTAAGATTGCTATGTCCCAATCTATTTCTAGGATTTTTCTTAGGATTCCTAGAAGATAAAAAATATTTTTCGTGTTAAACCTTATTGGGTATTTATTATACTTTCAAAACTAGAAAAAATGATGAAACATTCTTGAAGACCACTTCTAAGTTCGAGGGATACAATTTAAACAGTTTTAAGAATTAAGGAGGACGTAAAGATCAACGCCCCTATTATTCAGTAATATTtttcagtgtttttctctcacaagaaATCAGCATCGACAGCAGTTTtagctaaatttcagcgaaacggacAAGGCCCAAATCATGGCAATAATTCATCAAATAGGTATTTTTCGAACAAGTGTAAGACTGTCTTCAATAAAGAGACCTATACCCAAAATGCGTCACTCACAGTGCCTTTGCCTACCAGAAACACCATCCAACGGAGGACCCAAACCCACGTCGCATTTTGGCTATCAGCTGAAACGCTACGCAAAAAAGCATCCCCTCTCTCCTGGCTATGCAAATCGCCGCCTCTGCCAAGGTCGAGGAGGAAaggaggaagcagaggaggaagGAAGGAGCCCCGGTCCGTCGCAGCCGCCGGCGGTGGTGCACAGCGGCCTTGCCGCGCCCGAGTACGCCGCAGCTACCACCGAGAAGGAGAGCCCCGCTGCCGCCCTCCCAGCAAGCCGCGCGGCCATGCTGACGGCCTGCTCCGGCTACGGCGGCCTGCCCCTACACCGTCGTGCCCGTAGATGGACGGCCATCGCGCCTGTggccacctccacctccgccgACGCACCTCTTGTCTCTGCCGCGTTCGTGCCCACCTGGATCTTCGCCGGAGCTCAGGGAGATGCTACCTCTCCACCGCGCCCGTTGCCACCTGCCCGTCCACTTGCACCCGTTCGCCCCTTGCCCTTCGTCGTGCCCGCACCGGATCTTGGCCGCATCTCTTCTGCTCCACCGCGCCTGCACGGGATCTGGGCTGCGTCCGCCACGTCCGTGCCCCTACACCGCGGCGAAGGACGCGGATCTTGGCCGGAGCCGCAGCGGGTGGTGGCCGGAGCCAAGGGAGATGGACGACGACGGAGATGACGGAGATGGCTGGAGCTCCCTCGCTGATGGAGATGGCTGAGGCGCGGCCAAGTGCAGACTCCCGCGGTAGCTGTTGGAGAGGGCGAGTTTACGGGTGCATGACCCTTTCCTATGGGAGACCCAAAAGCTAGAATAGATGCCGTATTTAGGTCTCCCttgttgttggagacagtctaaggcgCGTACGTGGAAAGTCTTAGGGTTCATGGGCTGCACGAGGACAGTAGTCCATCTATCATTTTACGCCCCGAAGTTTTAGGACTCAGGGAATCAGAAAACTCCAGTTCCAGAAACAGAATTTGGAGACGTGTCGGCCCCACGAGGCCAGGAAGATAAGCACGTCAACCCGCGTGACCGGCTgcattgggcc
It encodes:
- the LOC136453760 gene encoding uncharacterized mitochondrial protein AtMg00820-like, coding for MTLGASSPPRDVELPGHPMITRARAGIHKPNPKYAMTVSTDVSPIPRSVRSAVKDPHWYAAMKLEFDALQANKTWTLVPRPPGARVITGKWVFKHKMNPDGSLERYKAWWVVRGFNQRPGIDFGETF